From the Solanum lycopersicum chromosome 10, SLM_r2.1 genome, one window contains:
- the LOC138338788 gene encoding uncharacterized protein, protein MKEAKVEEFINLKQGSMTVREYSLKFVKLLMYATSLVSNSRDEMSRFLTGIAEDLEEECRAAMLHDNMDLSRLMVHFQQVEESRKRKQTRVGNKSRQANENFSRKSSAKIRDKPRFKKRLSHQGESSSSKGLHDRNFESRVERNNEVDTPQERPPCRKCGKLHGGECMWGTNACYSCRKLGHMVKDCPIRRSQE, encoded by the coding sequence ATGAaggaggccaaggttgaggagttcatcaaccttaaacaagGATCTATGACGGTCAGggagtattccttgaagttTGTGAAACTATTAATGTATGCCACTTCTCTTGTGTCTAACAGCAGAGACGAGATGAGTAGATTCTTGACAGGAATTGCTGAAGATCTGGAAGAGGAGTGTAGGGCAGCTATGCTgcatgataacatggaccttTCCAGACTTATGGTCCATTTCCAGCAAGTGGAGGAAAGCAGAAAGAGGAAACAAACTAGGGTAGGGAACAAGTCAAGGCAAGCTAAtgagaatttttcaaggaagagtagtGCTAAAATCAGGGATaagcctaggtttaagaagagacTGTCCCACCAAGGGGAGTCAAGTTCATCCAAGGGTCTTCATGATAGAAATTTTGAGTCAAGGGTTGAGAGAAAcaatgaagtagatacacctcagGAGAGACCACCTTGCAGGAAGTGTGGCAAACTAcatggaggagagtgtatgTGGGGCACTAATGCTTGTTATAGTTGTCGCAAACTAGGTCACATGGTGAAGGATTGTCCGATTAGGAGAAGTCAAGAATAA
- the LOC138339002 gene encoding kinesin-like protein KIN-14E — MAIYDCDKFNTLCNEKDVELKAALTEKRNLEMRLPKLSSQGSKKTTPKELVDANNQVFDKIHEELKARCMLRTAEETKKEAFE, encoded by the exons ATGGCTATTTATGATTGTGATAAATTCAATACATTGTGCAATGAAAAAGATGTAGAGCTTAAG GCTGCCCTAACAGAGAAGCGAAACTTAGAAATGCGGCTTCCAAAGTTGAGTTCTCAAGGTTCAAAGAAAACTACTCCGAAAGAATTGGTTGACGCAAATAATCAG GTCTTTGATAAGATCCATGAAGAGTTGAAAGCTCGTTGTATGTTGCGTACCgcagaagaaacaaaaaaagaggCTTTTGAGTGA